Proteins encoded by one window of Homoserinimonas aerilata:
- a CDS encoding L-threonylcarbamoyladenylate synthase, whose product MATIHDCADPGALLSGMRLARAAIARGELVVMPTDTVYGVAADAFNPVAVQRLLDAKGRGRQSPPPVLIPSLATLDALAAEVPPQVRALVEAFWPGGLTVILPARDSLQWDLGDTAGTVALRMPADQVALELLAETGPLAVSSANLTGEPAALTAEDAQRMLGDSVTVYLDGGPGGTASSTIVDATGLSSGGELRIVRHGVISDDDILAVIAESDGGDS is encoded by the coding sequence ATGGCGACCATTCACGACTGCGCTGACCCGGGCGCTCTCCTCAGCGGTATGCGTCTCGCGCGGGCGGCGATCGCCCGTGGCGAGCTGGTCGTCATGCCCACAGACACCGTGTACGGCGTTGCGGCGGATGCCTTCAATCCTGTGGCCGTGCAGCGTCTCCTTGATGCGAAGGGTCGCGGCAGGCAGTCTCCGCCTCCTGTTCTCATCCCGAGTCTTGCGACGCTTGATGCTCTCGCCGCGGAGGTTCCGCCGCAGGTCCGTGCGCTCGTGGAGGCGTTCTGGCCGGGCGGGTTGACCGTCATTCTTCCGGCCCGCGACTCGCTTCAGTGGGATCTGGGTGACACCGCCGGCACCGTTGCCCTGCGGATGCCGGCCGATCAGGTGGCGCTCGAGTTGCTGGCCGAGACGGGTCCGCTCGCGGTGTCGTCGGCCAACCTGACGGGGGAGCCCGCAGCCCTGACGGCGGAGGATGCGCAGCGGATGCTCGGCGACAGCGTCACGGTCTACCTCGATGGCGGGCCCGGCGGCACGGCGAGCTCCACGATCGTCGACGCGACGGGGCTCTCCTCGGGAGGGGAGCTGCGCATCGTGCGCCACGGTGTCATCTCCGATGATGACATCCTCGCGGTGATCGCTGAGAGTGACGGTGGCGATTCATGA
- a CDS encoding MraY family glycosyltransferase — protein MIFYILVGGASALVTFLLALAILKLSMRYRLYPKIRERDVHSRPTPRLGGVAMFIGVLVGFAIASQLDRFHLVFVNPRPVLALLGAAAMIVLIGVADDIWDLDWVTKLAGQILAAGLLVWQGVQLTTLPIGGVTIVPSTTGLILTVLAVVLVMNAVNFIDGLDGLVAGVAIIANGVFFVYTYILSNGVGESEYFNLASLITTVLVGACLGFLPLNWHPAKLFMGDAGALLVGLLMVASAISVTGSVDPGALDSGRQLLPAFIPILLPFAVLLVPLLDFALAVIRRLRAGKSPFSADRMHLHHRLLDMGHSHLHAVLIFYAWTAVASIGCLLFMLVPLEWAVGFLAVGFALSAWFTLAPLTRRKAGEASAQRARGAEASGVARLDPLDAASEFDAAPDDSIVTDASPSPKETP, from the coding sequence ATCATCTTCTACATCCTCGTCGGCGGGGCGTCGGCACTGGTCACCTTCCTGCTTGCCCTCGCGATCCTCAAGCTGAGCATGCGGTACCGCCTCTACCCGAAGATCCGGGAGCGCGACGTGCATTCTCGGCCGACGCCGCGCCTGGGCGGGGTGGCCATGTTCATCGGGGTTCTGGTGGGGTTCGCCATCGCCTCACAGTTGGATCGCTTCCATCTGGTCTTCGTGAATCCGCGTCCTGTCCTCGCGCTCCTGGGTGCTGCGGCGATGATCGTGCTGATCGGTGTGGCCGATGACATCTGGGATCTCGACTGGGTGACGAAGCTCGCGGGGCAGATCCTCGCGGCGGGCCTGCTCGTGTGGCAGGGCGTGCAGCTCACGACGCTGCCGATCGGTGGTGTGACGATCGTCCCCTCGACGACGGGCCTCATCCTCACCGTTCTGGCGGTGGTGCTCGTCATGAATGCCGTGAACTTCATCGACGGCCTCGACGGCCTTGTGGCCGGTGTCGCGATCATCGCGAACGGTGTCTTCTTCGTCTACACCTACATCCTGTCGAACGGGGTGGGGGAGTCGGAGTACTTCAACCTGGCCTCCCTCATCACGACGGTCCTTGTCGGTGCCTGCCTCGGTTTTCTGCCACTCAACTGGCATCCGGCGAAGCTCTTCATGGGTGATGCCGGCGCGCTCCTGGTGGGGCTGCTGATGGTGGCCTCGGCAATCTCGGTGACGGGCTCGGTCGATCCGGGGGCGCTCGATTCCGGCAGGCAGCTGCTGCCCGCGTTCATCCCCATCCTGTTGCCGTTCGCGGTGCTTCTGGTGCCGCTGCTCGACTTCGCGCTCGCGGTCATCAGGCGCCTGCGCGCCGGAAAGTCTCCGTTCTCGGCCGACCGGATGCATCTGCACCACCGCCTGCTCGACATGGGGCATTCGCATCTGCACGCCGTGCTCATCTTCTACGCGTGGACGGCCGTCGCGTCGATCGGCTGCCTCCTGTTCATGCTGGTGCCGCTCGAGTGGGCGGTCGGCTTCCTCGCGGTCGGCTTCGCGCTGAGCGCCTGGTTCACGCTTGCGCCGTTGACGCGACGCAAGGCCGGTGAGGCTTCCGCCCAGCGCGCCAGGGGAGCCGAGGCGTCCGGTGTCGCCCGCCTCGATCCGCTGGATGCCGCATCCGAGTTCGACGCGGCCCCCGACGACAGCATCGTGACGGATGCCTCGCCCTCACCTAAGGAAACCCCATGA
- the atpA gene encoding F0F1 ATP synthase subunit alpha, whose protein sequence is MADVTISPDEIRDALKDFVKSYDPTKASTTEVGHVVDAGDGIAHVEGLPGVMANELIKFADGTLGLALNLDESEIGVVVLGEFSGIEAGQEVTRTGEVLSVPVGDAYLGRVVDPLGNPIDGLGEIASEARRALELQAPGVMARKSVHEPMQTGIKAIDAMIPIGRGQRQLIIGDRQTGKTAIAIDTIINQKANWESGDTNKQVRCIYVAIGQKGSTIAAVKGALEEAGALEYTTIVASPASDPAGFKYLAPYTGSAIGQHWMYGGKHVLIIFDDLSKQAEAYRAVSLLLRRPPGREAYPGDVFYLHSRLLERCAKLSDELGAGSMTGLPIIETKANDVSAYIPTNVISITDGQIFLQSDLFNANQRPAVDVGISVSRVGGDAQVKSIKKVSGTLKLELAQYRSLQAFALFASDLDAASRRQLARGERLTELLRQPQYSPYPVEDQVVSIWAGTNGKLDEVPVEDILRFERELLDYLARNTKVLDTLRETNVLDNDTVSNLESAVDKFKLEFQTGEGKPLISAGREEFAEIAEEDVNQEKIVKQKR, encoded by the coding sequence ATGGCAGACGTAACGATCAGCCCGGATGAGATCCGTGACGCACTCAAGGACTTCGTCAAGTCATACGACCCGACGAAGGCCTCGACGACCGAGGTCGGCCACGTGGTCGATGCGGGCGACGGAATCGCCCACGTCGAGGGGCTCCCCGGCGTCATGGCGAACGAGCTCATCAAGTTCGCGGATGGCACCCTCGGCCTCGCGCTCAACCTCGATGAGAGCGAGATCGGCGTCGTCGTGCTCGGTGAGTTCAGCGGCATCGAGGCTGGCCAGGAGGTGACCCGCACGGGCGAGGTGCTCTCGGTTCCCGTCGGCGACGCCTACCTCGGCCGTGTCGTCGACCCGCTCGGCAACCCGATCGACGGACTCGGCGAGATCGCGAGCGAAGCCCGCCGCGCCCTCGAGCTCCAGGCTCCCGGCGTCATGGCCCGCAAGTCGGTTCACGAGCCGATGCAGACCGGCATCAAGGCGATCGACGCAATGATCCCGATCGGCCGCGGCCAGCGCCAGCTCATCATCGGTGACCGCCAGACCGGTAAGACGGCCATTGCGATCGACACGATCATCAACCAGAAGGCCAACTGGGAGTCGGGCGACACGAACAAGCAGGTTCGCTGCATCTACGTCGCCATCGGCCAGAAGGGCTCCACGATTGCCGCCGTCAAGGGCGCGCTCGAGGAGGCCGGGGCGCTCGAGTACACGACCATCGTCGCGTCTCCCGCATCCGACCCCGCCGGCTTCAAGTACCTCGCGCCCTACACCGGTTCGGCCATCGGCCAGCACTGGATGTACGGCGGCAAGCACGTTCTCATCATCTTCGATGACCTGTCGAAGCAGGCCGAGGCCTACCGCGCCGTGTCGCTGCTGCTCCGTCGCCCGCCGGGCCGCGAGGCGTACCCCGGTGACGTCTTCTACCTGCACTCCCGTCTGCTGGAGCGTTGCGCGAAGCTCTCCGACGAGCTGGGCGCAGGCTCGATGACCGGTCTTCCGATCATCGAGACGAAGGCCAACGACGTCTCGGCCTACATTCCGACCAACGTCATCTCGATCACGGACGGCCAGATCTTCCTGCAGTCCGACCTGTTCAACGCCAACCAGCGCCCCGCCGTCGACGTCGGCATCTCGGTGTCACGAGTCGGTGGTGACGCTCAGGTCAAGTCGATCAAGAAGGTCTCGGGAACGCTCAAGCTCGAGCTGGCCCAGTACCGGTCGCTGCAGGCATTCGCCCTGTTCGCATCCGACCTCGATGCGGCCAGCCGTCGCCAGCTCGCCCGAGGCGAGCGCCTCACCGAGCTGCTGCGCCAGCCGCAGTACTCGCCGTACCCCGTCGAGGACCAGGTCGTCTCGATCTGGGCCGGAACAAACGGCAAGCTCGACGAGGTCCCTGTCGAAGACATCCTGCGCTTCGAGCGCGAGCTGCTCGACTACCTGGCTCGCAACACCAAGGTGCTCGACACCCTGCGCGAGACCAACGTGCTCGACAACGACACCGTGTCGAACCTTGAGTCCGCGGTCGACAAGTTCAAGCTCGAGTTCCAGACGGGTGAGGGCAAGCCGCTCATCTCCGCCGGACGCGAGGAGTTCGCGGAGATCGCAGAAGAAGACGTCAACCAGGAGAAGATCGTCAAGCAGAAGCGCTGA
- the atpE gene encoding ATP synthase F0 subunit C translates to MDVTTVAELSGNIATVGYGLAAIGPAIGVGIVVGKTIESVARQPELQGKLQVLMYIGIAFTEALAFIGIATYYIFA, encoded by the coding sequence GTGGACGTAACAACCGTTGCTGAACTCAGCGGAAACATCGCGACCGTGGGCTACGGCCTCGCGGCGATCGGCCCGGCCATCGGCGTGGGTATCGTCGTCGGCAAGACGATCGAGTCGGTCGCCCGCCAGCCCGAACTGCAGGGCAAGCTCCAGGTGCTCATGTACATCGGTATCGCCTTCACCGAGGCGCTCGCGTTCATCGGCATCGCAACGTACTACATCTTCGCGTAA
- the atpB gene encoding F0F1 ATP synthase subunit A, with protein sequence MVLLVNALTSLIPLATGGSGGDGEFHGPTIMEFFPDIVLFEGTPFAMNRIMMIRVLVTLVIVAVFWLGTRNLRLVPTRGQGLIEYGFDFVRVGIAEDLLGKKDGRRFLPILMTFFFLVLASNITGVVPFLNIANTGVIGLPLLLALIAYVTWIYAGLKKHPGTFLKNALFPPGVPPALYIIVTPIEFISTFIVRPVTHTLRLMMNMVVGHLLLVLFFSATHFFFFTVGGGLGLFGVGTLAFGVAFSFFEILVAVLQAYVFTILTAVYLQLALAEDH encoded by the coding sequence ATAGTGCTGCTAGTCAACGCTCTGACATCGCTTATCCCCCTGGCCACCGGCGGCTCCGGGGGTGACGGTGAGTTCCATGGCCCCACGATCATGGAGTTCTTCCCCGACATCGTCCTGTTTGAGGGCACGCCCTTCGCCATGAACCGGATCATGATGATCCGTGTCCTCGTCACTCTGGTGATCGTGGCCGTCTTCTGGCTGGGAACGCGCAATCTGCGCCTCGTCCCCACCCGCGGTCAGGGTCTCATCGAGTACGGCTTCGACTTCGTGCGGGTCGGCATCGCAGAAGATCTGCTGGGCAAGAAGGATGGGCGGCGTTTCCTCCCGATCCTCATGACCTTCTTCTTCCTGGTGTTGGCGAGCAACATAACGGGAGTCGTGCCGTTCCTCAACATCGCCAACACGGGTGTCATCGGCCTGCCGTTGCTGCTCGCGCTCATCGCGTACGTCACCTGGATCTACGCGGGCCTCAAGAAGCATCCGGGTACGTTCCTCAAGAACGCGCTCTTCCCCCCGGGCGTCCCGCCGGCGCTGTACATCATCGTGACGCCGATCGAGTTCATCTCGACCTTCATCGTCCGTCCGGTGACGCACACGCTCCGACTCATGATGAACATGGTCGTCGGGCATCTTCTGCTCGTGCTGTTCTTCTCGGCGACGCACTTCTTCTTCTTCACCGTCGGGGGCGGCCTCGGCCTCTTCGGCGTGGGCACGCTTGCATTCGGCGTCGCGTTCTCGTTCTTCGAGATCCTGGTCGCCGTGCTGCAGGCCTACGTGTTCACGATCCTGACGGCGGTCTACCTCCAGCTCGCGCTGGCCGAGGACCACTGA
- the prfA gene encoding peptide chain release factor 1 yields MFESVAVLLAEHEDLQVQLSDPAVHADAVRAKKINRRYAELSQIKAAHEHWVQATDDLAAARELAKEDEAFAEEVPSLEVGLATAQEKLRRLLIPRDPDDGRDVIMEIKGGEGGAESALFAADLLRMYMHYAESKGWKTELLERTESDLGGYKDVQVAIKSNASDPSQGVWAHLKYEGGVHRVQRVPATESQGRIHTSTTGVLVFPEVDAPEEVEISQNDLKIDVYRSSGPGGQSVNTTDSAVRITHLPTGIVVSMQNEKSQLQNREAGMRVLRARILARQQEEQAELDSAARKTQIRTMDRSERIRTYNFPENRIADHRTGYKSYNLDSVMDGALGPVIESCIQFDEEARLADIGDQS; encoded by the coding sequence GTGTTCGAGTCAGTGGCGGTGCTGCTGGCCGAGCACGAGGATCTGCAGGTTCAGCTGTCGGATCCCGCCGTCCACGCGGATGCGGTCAGGGCCAAGAAGATCAACCGTCGGTACGCCGAGCTCAGCCAGATCAAGGCTGCGCACGAGCACTGGGTGCAGGCCACAGACGACCTGGCCGCCGCTCGCGAGCTCGCCAAGGAGGACGAGGCCTTCGCCGAGGAGGTCCCGTCGCTCGAGGTGGGGCTGGCGACAGCGCAGGAGAAGCTGCGCAGGCTGCTGATCCCGCGCGACCCGGATGACGGGCGTGACGTGATCATGGAGATCAAGGGTGGCGAGGGCGGGGCCGAGAGTGCCCTGTTCGCCGCCGATCTCCTGCGCATGTATATGCACTATGCGGAATCGAAGGGCTGGAAGACGGAGCTCCTCGAGCGCACCGAGAGCGACCTGGGCGGCTACAAGGACGTACAGGTGGCGATCAAGTCGAACGCCTCCGACCCTTCGCAGGGCGTGTGGGCGCACCTCAAATACGAGGGCGGTGTGCACCGCGTGCAGCGCGTTCCGGCGACCGAGTCGCAGGGGCGCATCCACACCTCGACGACGGGCGTGCTCGTGTTCCCCGAGGTGGATGCTCCCGAGGAGGTCGAGATCAGCCAGAACGATCTCAAGATCGACGTCTACCGTTCAAGCGGCCCCGGCGGCCAGTCGGTGAACACGACCGACTCGGCGGTGCGCATCACCCACCTCCCGACGGGCATCGTCGTGTCGATGCAGAACGAGAAGAGCCAGCTGCAGAACCGCGAGGCCGGCATGCGCGTGCTGCGTGCCCGCATCCTCGCGCGCCAGCAGGAGGAGCAGGCGGAGCTCGACAGCGCCGCGCGCAAGACGCAGATCCGCACCATGGATCGCTCGGAGCGCATCCGCACCTACAACTTCCCTGAGAACCGCATCGCCGACCATCGCACGGGCTACAAGTCGTACAACCTGGACTCCGTCATGGACGGTGCCCTCGGGCCCGTCATCGAGTCGTGCATCCAGTTCGACGAGGAGGCTCGGCTCGCCGACATCGGCGACCAGTCCTGA
- a CDS encoding F0F1 ATP synthase subunit delta has protein sequence MGSASREATVASRAALAGVGAKVDLTLAEQLFAAGRTIGGSLQLRTLLAEPAGDAAAKKAAIAAVFGSSLSATAVSLLETVTASRWSSVDDLLAGVEDLGLRAAAQSSNSSAVVIGELFAFGQTVTSNPELELAIGSKLGDPASKAALVDALVAGKVSGQSAAIIRHLVQQPRGRRIGRLVSDAAATVADQAGQVIATVTSAATLSAAQRTKLQKGLSARYGKPVTLNELIDPALVGGVRIAIGDDIIDGSIATKLAELRLQLAG, from the coding sequence ATGGGATCAGCGAGCAGAGAAGCGACCGTCGCATCGCGTGCGGCGCTTGCCGGCGTGGGCGCGAAGGTTGACCTGACCCTGGCAGAGCAGCTCTTCGCGGCGGGGCGCACCATCGGGGGCTCCCTGCAGCTGCGCACTCTGCTGGCGGAGCCGGCGGGCGACGCAGCGGCCAAGAAGGCTGCCATCGCGGCCGTCTTCGGCTCGTCGCTCAGCGCGACCGCCGTTTCACTGCTCGAGACCGTGACGGCAAGCCGTTGGTCGAGCGTTGATGATCTGCTCGCGGGCGTCGAAGACCTGGGGCTGCGTGCAGCCGCCCAGTCCTCGAACTCGTCGGCCGTCGTCATCGGCGAGCTGTTCGCATTCGGTCAGACGGTCACGTCCAACCCCGAACTCGAGCTCGCGATCGGCAGCAAGCTCGGCGACCCGGCCTCCAAGGCTGCGCTCGTCGACGCGCTCGTCGCCGGCAAGGTCTCGGGGCAGTCGGCAGCGATCATCCGGCATCTCGTGCAGCAGCCCCGCGGGCGCCGCATCGGGCGTCTGGTGTCGGATGCTGCGGCAACGGTCGCAGATCAGGCGGGCCAGGTCATCGCCACGGTCACCTCCGCGGCGACGCTCTCGGCCGCTCAGCGCACCAAGCTGCAGAAGGGCCTCTCGGCTCGGTACGGCAAGCCTGTGACCCTGAACGAGCTGATCGACCCCGCTTTGGTCGGGGGAGTTCGCATCGCGATCGGCGACGACATCATCGACGGCAGCATCGCGACGAAGCTTGCCGAACTCAGACTTCAACTGGCCGGCTGA
- a CDS encoding F0F1 ATP synthase subunit B produces MLNALTLAAEGTPNPLVPADYDILWSAVCFIVILLVFWKAVIPRVTKMLDERAEVIEGGIARAESAQAEASAQLEKYNELLAEARAEAGKIREQARLDGTKILSELKEQASAEAARITANASAQIEAERQSALVSLRAEVGSLALDLAAGVIGQSLSDDKKATALVDSFLADLDAADKATK; encoded by the coding sequence ATGCTCAACGCACTGACACTCGCGGCTGAGGGGACGCCGAATCCGCTGGTGCCCGCCGACTACGACATCCTGTGGTCCGCGGTCTGCTTCATCGTCATCCTCCTCGTCTTCTGGAAGGCCGTCATCCCTCGGGTGACGAAGATGCTTGACGAGCGTGCCGAGGTGATTGAGGGCGGAATCGCCCGCGCGGAGAGCGCGCAGGCCGAGGCCAGTGCGCAGCTCGAGAAGTACAACGAGCTGCTTGCCGAGGCGCGTGCCGAGGCGGGCAAGATCCGCGAGCAGGCCCGTCTCGACGGTACGAAGATCCTGAGCGAGCTCAAGGAGCAGGCATCGGCCGAGGCGGCCCGCATCACTGCGAACGCCTCAGCGCAGATCGAGGCGGAGCGCCAGAGCGCGCTCGTGTCGCTGCGTGCCGAGGTCGGTTCGCTGGCCCTTGATCTCGCAGCCGGCGTCATCGGCCAGAGCCTCTCCGACGACAAGAAGGCGACGGCACTTGTCGACTCCTTCCTCGCGGACCTCGACGCAGCAGACAAGGCGACGAAGTAA
- a CDS encoding F0F1 ATP synthase subunit gamma produces MGAQLRVYRQKIRSAQTTKKITRAMELIAASRIAKAQARMQASAPYSRAITRAVSAVATFSNVDHILTTEPEKVERAAIVIFSSDRGLAGAFNSNVLREAEELASLLRSQGKDVVYYLVGRKAVGYFAFRKRDFVQNWVGGTDNPEFDTAREIGAVLVEAFVTPAAEGGVDEIHIVYNRFVSMLTQTPEVVRLLPLEVVEGVEEPDAGEVFPLYEFEPEVGDVLDGLLPVYIESRIFNAMLQSATSKHAATQKAMKSASDNADTLITDYTRLANNARQAEITQQISEIVGGADALSTSK; encoded by the coding sequence ATGGGAGCGCAACTTCGGGTCTACCGGCAGAAGATTCGTTCTGCCCAGACGACCAAGAAGATCACTCGGGCCATGGAGCTGATCGCCGCGTCGCGGATCGCCAAGGCCCAGGCGCGGATGCAGGCGTCGGCGCCGTACTCGCGTGCAATCACGCGCGCGGTCTCGGCGGTCGCCACGTTCTCGAATGTCGACCACATCCTCACCACGGAGCCGGAGAAGGTCGAGCGCGCTGCGATCGTCATCTTCTCCTCCGACCGCGGACTCGCGGGTGCGTTCAACTCGAACGTGCTCCGCGAGGCCGAGGAGCTGGCGTCGCTTCTGCGCAGCCAGGGCAAGGATGTCGTCTACTACCTGGTGGGTCGCAAGGCCGTCGGCTACTTCGCCTTCCGCAAGCGCGACTTCGTGCAGAACTGGGTGGGCGGAACCGACAACCCCGAGTTCGACACGGCGCGGGAGATCGGCGCAGTCCTCGTCGAGGCCTTCGTCACCCCGGCGGCAGAGGGCGGCGTCGACGAGATCCACATCGTCTACAACCGCTTCGTGAGCATGCTCACGCAGACCCCCGAGGTCGTGCGGTTGCTGCCGCTCGAGGTCGTCGAAGGTGTGGAGGAGCCGGATGCCGGCGAGGTGTTCCCGCTCTACGAGTTCGAGCCGGAGGTCGGCGACGTGCTTGACGGTCTTCTGCCCGTCTACATCGAGAGCCGCATCTTCAACGCGATGCTGCAGTCCGCGACCTCGAAGCATGCGGCGACGCAGAAGGCCATGAAGTCGGCGAGCGACAACGCGGACACGCTCATCACGGACTACACGCGGTTGGCGAACAACGCCCGTCAGGCCGAGATCACCCAGCAGATTTCCGAGATCGTCGGTGGCGCCGACGCGCTCTCGACATCGAAGTAA
- the prmC gene encoding peptide chain release factor N(5)-glutamine methyltransferase, with the protein MPLTIASIKADATAALATAGIESPDVDAELLIGHVLGLSRGEVQAKSVTGSAVDDSDAATIAAFVDRRAAREPLQHITGRAPFRALELAVGPGVFVPRPETEQVVQLAIDALRAVPSAAPIGVDLGSGSGAIALAMATEVPHARVFAAENSPEAFPWTRRNVDESGAENVVLEFVDLGDAFPELDGTVDVVISNPPYIPAAAIPRDPEVRLFDPAHALYGGDDGLDVVRRVSQVGLRLLHPGGALVMEHGELQAAAIAGLLRADGWLAVAGHRDLTGRDRATTAIR; encoded by the coding sequence ATGCCACTGACGATTGCAAGCATCAAGGCGGATGCCACTGCCGCGCTCGCGACCGCCGGCATCGAGTCTCCTGACGTCGACGCCGAGCTCCTCATCGGCCACGTGCTGGGGTTGAGTCGCGGCGAGGTGCAGGCGAAGTCCGTCACCGGAAGCGCGGTCGACGATTCGGATGCCGCGACCATCGCCGCATTCGTCGATCGTCGTGCTGCTCGCGAGCCTCTGCAGCACATCACGGGTCGCGCCCCGTTCCGTGCTCTCGAGCTGGCGGTGGGCCCGGGTGTCTTCGTGCCGCGGCCGGAGACGGAGCAGGTGGTGCAGTTGGCGATCGACGCCTTGCGGGCGGTGCCGTCTGCAGCTCCGATCGGGGTCGATCTCGGTTCGGGTTCGGGCGCGATCGCGCTGGCGATGGCGACGGAGGTGCCGCATGCGCGGGTCTTCGCAGCCGAGAACTCGCCGGAGGCGTTCCCGTGGACGCGCCGCAATGTCGATGAGAGCGGCGCCGAGAATGTCGTGCTCGAGTTCGTCGATCTGGGCGATGCCTTCCCCGAGCTCGACGGCACTGTCGATGTCGTCATCTCGAATCCTCCGTACATCCCGGCTGCCGCGATCCCGCGCGACCCGGAGGTCCGCCTGTTCGATCCGGCCCACGCGCTCTATGGCGGCGATGACGGGCTGGATGTTGTGCGTCGCGTCTCGCAGGTGGGCCTGCGCCTGTTGCATCCCGGCGGTGCCCTGGTGATGGAGCACGGCGAGCTGCAGGCTGCCGCGATCGCTGGGCTGCTGCGCGCGGACGGCTGGCTCGCTGTCGCTGGCCACCGCGATCTCACCGGGCGCGACCGCGCGACCACCGCCATCCGCTAG